The sequence CGGTGACGAACGCGAGCAGGTCGTCGATGGTGATGTCGCCGCGCGCGGCCCCGGCCCGCGCCGCGCGTTCGAGCAGCCCGGCGCCGGCGGCCCGCATGGCCGCGCACGAGCCGTGCAACGCCGAGCTCTCGTCCTCGAGGGCCGCCAGGATCGAGGCGGGCAGGCCCTGGTAGACGGCGGAGCCGGTGGCGACCTCTCCCAGCCACGTGAGCAGCGCGTCCCGGGGACGCGGCGCGGCGAGCAGGCTCTCGGCCCGCGCGCGCAGCCCGTCGAAGCCCCGGCCCAGCAACGCCTCCAGCAACGCCTCGCGGGTCGGGAAGT comes from Parafrankia discariae and encodes:
- a CDS encoding TetR/AcrR family transcriptional regulator, whose amino-acid sequence is MAESPRADARRNYELILDVARDVFAEHGIDASLRDIARRAGVGIGTLYRHFPTREALLEALLGRGFDGLRARAESLLAAPRPRDALLTWLGEVATGSAVYQGLPASILAALEDESSALHGSCAAMRAAGAGLLERAARAGAARGDITIDDLLAFVTAIAWASEQSPDPPGRTERLLSMMIHGLAAPGAVPPPAPSRPGGQAARPGS